Sequence from the Phragmites australis chromosome 11, lpPhrAust1.1, whole genome shotgun sequence genome:
CGAGAACAGGGACGCGAGGAACTCATGCTTTGGTGGCGGCGTAGACGGAGTAGAGCGAATCGGAGGGCACGACAAAGACGGCAATGTTGACGATGGCGCCATGCTTCCTCTCGACCATGTTGGGTAGCACGACGCGCGTGAGCCGTGTGACGCCCTTAACGTTGACCCGGATCAGGTTGCACATCAGCTCCTCGTCCACCTCGTGGAAGTAGCATGCATATAGGTATGACACCCTAAAGTTGTTGATGATCACGCCGACGTCGAGGCCCCAGATGGCCTCCTTCAGCGTCTCCACACCCGCGGTGAGCCCCTTGCCGACGAATTCGAGCACGAAGGTGCACACCTCGGGGACCTTGGGGTGCTTGGCCTTGATCTCGGTGGCCACCGCAGTGAGCTTGTCCGGGTTGTGGCCAATGAGGCAAAACGCGATGGCGCGGATGATGCCGTCAGTGGTGCTGGTGATGACAGCCTAGGCGCCATAGCGGCAGCTCAGGGGCTTGCCTAGGCGTGCAGAGCGAAGCAGGTAGGCGTCGGGGCTTCCGCTGGCGTCAAtgaccagagagagagaggtggagacTGGAGCGACAGATTTGTTGGGGGTTGTTGAGAGGGAGGCCATGGGGTAGCGAAGGTTGCGGGCATCGCTAACCCTATAATCATAAGAGCGAGGTTGAGGGTGGGGAGAAGGGCAATTCCTGGGTCAGGGAGAGCCCGAATGGGTGAAGAGGGAAGGAAATCGACTATTTATCGAGTAATATGATGTGGGTAATTTCTGTGAAGTTTAAGGGTGGTCTGCAGGACACGGAGGCAAGACATCCTACCTGTCTTGAAATGACCATTACGTATTTTCTAATTAGTAGAGATAGCTAAGGGAGTAAAATTAAAATCAAGTTAAGAAAGCTCATGAACAGCCTAAAAACATTGAACGATGAGGCTCAGCATAGAGGCCTGCTACCACCTTACAAGCCTAGTATGTCAGGCCATTGAAGACCCACTTATAACCCTGGATGGTGGTTAGTAAGATCGCCTCACGCTAAATGATCAAGGCATCATCGAGCACTACTGCTCCCTGGATGTCGTCACATGTGCAGACTGCGGACTTGCTTCTTCAAAGAGCTGTGTGAGAGACTTCTGACTGTGAGCTGAGACAGTGATTCACGCCTACCTGATGAGTTGATGACCAAGAGTATTCTTCACTCAAAAGCTGAACCAGCAAGAGAAAAAGAGCATGCGCTACGGGCAAAGTTCTCCCGTGATCCAATGGTACCGGCAAGGATAATCAACAGCTCCGTCTTTGTCAGATAAACAGTTGACGACTGTGACACAAAGAAGGAACTGTACAATGCAGAGGTTCTTATACAGACTCTTATAGAGAGAGAGTCTTTGCACAACTGAATAAGAGCCTAAATCTACAATGGAAACAACTATTTTGAAGATGCTTAAATAGCTAGATAAAATTAAGAGCCTGTTTAAGCGTCCATTTACCACAACGTACACGCCAACTCTAAGCTCTAGCACTTTTTTACCGACCTACTCAGTCTCCTGCATTTCACTTCATCAGTACTTCCCCTGTTATCCAAAGTTTCCAACCCGAGCTCCAAGCACCCGCGATGACCACCGGCTGCTCCGCCGATTCGCACGCCCATGCGGATGGGGAGGTCGCGTAGCGAGATCTTGGGCGAGGAAGAGCTCACGCCAGAGCATGCCACCCGCGTCCGCGGAGAACACGAAGTCCCTGGGGCAGCGGCGTGCAGCCGTCGCTATCGCAACCCTGCGGAGGCATACCTCGAAATCGAGTGTGCGTGGATGAGCTAGCGGCAGAAGACCTCGAAATCGACCTCCACGCCGATGATTCGAGCTCCTCCCAGCGTCAAATCGAGCTCCACGCGGCAAAATCAACTGCAGCATCGGCATCGCGGCGGGGGCGACGGAGGAGGGCGCGACCTCTGCGTCAACCACATCTCCGCCCTGAAGAAGGTCAAGCTCTGGTCCTTGCAAGACGGAGTTGTGCATCTAGAAGTGAAGGGACGCTAGGGAGGCGGACCCACGGGCGCGGGAGCAGCCGGCCTGGTGGCCGCACGCAAGCTGCATCGCGAGGTCGGCGTCATCCCTGTGCGAAGGTTCCACTCCCGTCCCAACcaattttttgttcttttctgcTTGCATTGGTTCAGAACTGCCTTGCCTTTGCTTACTACTAATCAATTAGCTGAGATGGCATATtggttgtaagcaaattcataGTATCGATGTTAAAGAAGTGAACATGCTTCAAGTTGGATGAATCCATTAGTTCAGAACCACGAATTTAGATAATTAAAACAGAAACTAGCTTGTTGGAAACCATCTTTCTTGACTGTTCTTAGCTTGATATTAATCATTTAGCTGGGATGGATAATAAATTGGATGTGCACTTTGACCGTATCATTGCAAAGTTATTCACTGTTGTCTAACCATTGCAAAATAAACAAAGGAAGCAATAAATCAGTTCATTCCCAGAACCCGGCTaacaaagaaaatgaaaagcAGGTACACAGGTACTTTTATTACAAGAATGTGATGAATAATACTAAAACATGTTTTCTAGAGTAATTGAATCATGAAAGAAATAGTTGATGCCACAGAAGTAGCTAATTGTTCGACTGACCACCTCCAAATCTATCCCAAATATGCTGAATTAAGTCTTTTTTCAGTCGGATATGCTTCGATCTATCACGGATGTCATCATTTCTTTCCAGCAGATTGTTGAACCCATCAATAGGTCCTTGGTGGTACTCTGCTTCTGGTATAGGATGATCACCCCCCTGATCATAATTCAAGTCATACCTGCCAGCATGAGTATACGAATCTCGTTCATTTTCAACTATCATGTTATGCAATATAATGCAAGCATACATGATTTCGCTAAGTGTTGATCGGTGCCAATAACGGGCTGCATATCGTAGGATGGCGAAGCGAGATTGTAAAGCTCCAAATGCCCGTTCAACATCCTTTCTCGCCgcttcttgtttctttgcaaataATTTATCTCTAGCACTTTGAGGGGCAGTAATTGATTTGACAAATGCTGCCCATTCAGGATATATTTCATCCACCAAGTAGTAACCCATCTTGTACTGCTTTCCATTCACAACAAATTGAACCGGATGAGCTCTCCCTTGCAGGACTTTAGTGAACAACGGCGATTGGTTCAGGACATTAATGTCGTTGTTTGATCCTGCGACACCAAAAAAGGCATACCATATCCAAAGGTCGTGAGTGGCGACTGCTTCAAGCATGACAGTAGCGACTCCGTAATCACCACGAGTGAATTGTCCTTGCCATGCTGTAGGACAATTTTTCCATTCCCAGTGCATGCAATCAAGGCTCCCCAGCATGCCTGGAAAGCCATGAGCTTGTCCCATTTGAAGCTTTTGTTGAATGTCTCCAGGTGTGGCTCTTCGAAGATAATCTGGACCAAATACCTCGTTCACTCCTTTAACAAATTTCTTTAAGCTCTCTAATACTGTGCTTGCACCAATTCGGAGGGATTCATCAAGGGAATCAGCAGCGCAACCATAAGCCAACATCCGCATAGCTGCTGTGCATTTCTGTAGAGGTGAGAATCCTTTTTTATTTAAGGCATCTGTCCTTTGACGAAAATATGGAGACCACTGACCAAGTGCTTCCACAATACGCAGAAATAAGGGCCTTCTCATCCGATACCTACGACGGAACATAGCATCGGTGTAGACTGGTGCATCAGAGAAGTAGTCTGCCACTAGACGTTGATGGGCTTCTTCACGATTTCTTTCTATGTATCTTCGGGTACcgccggggcggcggcggcagcgagaCGTGCCAAGTAGCTGACCTTCGATTTGAGCATCCATTGCGGCAGCGAAACGATCGTCAAAATCGTTTTCGATCTGTTGGGCGATGTGGTCATCGCTGCTGGTGTCATCCTCAGAGCTATGGGAGGTGGAGTTGGGCATCTTAGAGTATGATTGTTTGGAAGGATGGAAGTATGTGGTCCAGCTACGAACAACTCAAGGATCTAAAAGCGTTGCGATAGCAAGGTTGTTTACAGTAGCATGCTTTCCGGATCATCTCACAAGGAAAGGCCACGAGCCCCCGAGATAACAACCAGATCGGTTGGCAATGGTTGTGCTTTAATTATGTTTATCTTTTCGTATTTATTCTCTCTGTCTTTTTGAACTGAAACACATCTGGCGTACAGGCTGTTAAGTAGAGACCACGACGACCGGAATTTGAGCAGATCCGGCACGCAGGCTACGATCAATCCGATACAATATCTGCAGTTTGTACTCTCTGTATTTATCTCTTAAGTAATCACGTGTAATCTTGTCATCTTTCGGTAAATCATTACATTTCCATCTGATTAGCCTTTTACTTTCAACTTTTGTCAAAACAAAATCTACAGGTCTAGCTTAATAACACAAGTCCACTTTGTGTAAACACAAGTTCACTTTTATTCACGTACACATACAAATATTAATAATAACAATCAAAATAAAACTTTTATTTCTGGTGCAAACATTAACCAACGAGTACATAAGTACATTTATTTGCTTAATGATAAATTGGTATGTTTCAAGAATTTATTtgaacaaaataaagaaaatttgaaAGAAGTGCTAAGGCCATTAATCATTGTAATTTGCACCATGTATTTTATCACCGAAATATTGCAGTGCCCTCTGGTGCTCAATCCGCTGCAGATCAGTCATGACACTAAGATCGGCCATTAGGAGGTTTGTGTATATCTTGGCCATTGATGTCCTCTCCCGTGCTTGCGCTGCTTCTAACTTCTCTCTGGAGAGTCGGAGCTGCACGTCGGCGGATTTCTCTGCAGTTGATGCTCGTAAAGCCTGCGTGTCATAATATATTTGAAGATCATCATGGGACAACGAAGTATTGGGCATGGCTGCCTTTGCTTTTGCagtctttgttcttggaggacGAATCTCTCCTTCAATTTGCACTGAAATTGGaactttcttctttttcttaccCTCATCATAGCTCCTCATCCACTTTGGATGGTCTCTCACAAATTTCCACCAATACACGAGCGTGAAATACTGTTTTGCTTCCGCTTTGTACATTGCGTGGGCCTTCTCCAATAATTGGTCGTCTGATTGACCACTGACGTATACGTCTTGAAGCCTACACCAAATACCATTAAACAAAACAACCTTTTTGTTAGACTTCCCCCAATGGTCCTTGCAGTGTTTGGGTCGCCTCCTTCGATTGGGCGGACTGTTGCTATTGAACTCTTCAGTAACGCTCTTCCAATACACGTCGCCCTTCTTGCAATTGCCATCTAAAGGATCGACCGAATTGTTGAGCCAAGCACTAACCTACATCCAAATGACAACTATAAGGAAAAATATTCATTAAATAAAAGCAACATGCATTAATTAGAAAAATAACACGTACCAGCCTGATGTCATCATCTTCTGTCCAAGACAAGCGCTTGGCTCGGTTTTCTTCGTCTTCATTGTTTacttcatcttcctcatcatcatctccaGGCCCATCACCCCGGACCTGTGGAACCACAGATGCAAAGGCTTTTGTGTGTGTTGGAACAAACTTGGCAGATGATGGCTTTTGATAGCGTGAGCTAAAACTGGAGGAATCAACAAAATTTTGTGTATAGTATTGGGCTGGGGGCACAAGCAGCTGTGGAAAATTCATTGCATAATCTGGGTTTTCACTTTGGGCATTGGCGGAGTTGAATCAATTCACGAAACCATCGTTTGGTATAGAATCCATTTGGATAGTAAAGCAAGCACATAATACAATTTTCTGCACTAGTACGAGAATATATAGAGCAAGGAAAGCTCTCTGGGTTGAACGGATCCCAACGAACATTAGTTAGTAGTTAAAGCGATACGTACGTATTCTCGAGCGCCCGGCTGCCAACACTCGCGTGAGAATAGCTCCAGGCGTCGACCGCCTGATCGAGCGGCGACGCATTCCACGAGCGCCCGCGAGCACATATCCTGGCCTCCACCGTGGCACATTTTCCTGTAACTGCTCTTAAGCGCTCCGCCACATCACTGAGTTGTACACGCCCTAATAGGTCAGCAAAATAAAAGGCTCTGATTGTTTGGAACCAGGTGTGTGTTTCAAAAAATAAAGGAGGTCTGGGATTATCAATCTGGCCATACAAAATGAAGCACTTTTGGCTAAACACTTGCACAAATTCTATAATAAATTGGATATCCCTTGAGTCCACCTAATCTGAAATACTCACTGTAATAATAGTCAGGGCTCCCCATATTTCCAAGGTAAAATGCTCCTTTTGGTGGAGAGATATCATGAGCCATTGTGATCATTTCAAGGGTATATAGCTTCGGGTAGTCCAGGAGCAGGCTCCACTATTCTTCTCTAGCATGATGTATGAAATGGCAACTACCTTAAATAGCAGCTCCCTCATTTGTATACGTTTGCCAGAAATAAAAATGTGTCAATTGCCAGATATAGAGAGATCAACACACCTCACCGAAACTTCATTACCCTTTTGTCGACAAAGGTGTTCCTATTCAAAGACAGAGTGAACAGAATGATACCAAGATATACTGTTAGGGTAATGATAGGTATGAGTTGAGTAGATTCCATGTGTTACCATATAAGTCAATATcgcccccccctccccccccccccccaatgttGGGATTTGGAATTCAAAATGTTCCAAAAGAATCAAAGTGTTTACATGGCTTCTCTTGAAAGATAGAATTAATATACACAATATTCTCAAAAGGAAAATACGGTCAATATAAAGCAATGATTACAATTGTGTTCTATGCACCAAATGTTGGTGTTCTCTTGATATTGCTTGAAACAAGTCAGCAGAGTTCTTTGATATGATGGAAGAGGTGGCACGAGCTTTCCACTATCGGTTCTTCATGGAAGTCTTCGCTATTGCGGCTTGGAGAATTTAGAAGCAGAGAAACACAAGGGTCTTTTAGCATGTCAACCTAACCTTCGACAAATGGTGAAATAACTTCCTTGACTCTGTGTGTTTGCAGCTACATAGAATAAAGGGTTCTCTACACGCCTCTCTGTTCCAATGGGTTAACAACTTTGTATAGCTTTTCTTCCCTTCGTCTCTCTGAGACTCGCATATCCTTAGACTTTGTACAGTTTGTGATGTACCTTCTCTAAGTTTGTTAAATAAAGCTTTCATTATATAATAGGGAATTCTCCTACTGGAGTTCTTAAAAAATCAGACAACTGTGACGTGCCATGACGAACCGCGTCGCATCGTTCTCATAGCCATGCCCTCTTTTCTCACACGAGAAAACCGGATGCTCATGAAGTCGTGAGGTGTGAGTGATGCGCGAACGCATTGGCCCATTACTTGATTCGAAGAAGAGGCGCCTGCGGACTATAGTTTGTAATTTTAGTTGTAGAGAAATATAGGCATTTGGCTTGTAGCACAATATCCTACTAATATTTACAAATCCACCTAGACGATAAGGAGAGGATCGGGCCAGAGGACAATTTTTTCTCGGTTACAATGATAGCATGTATGCACACACCACCATTGTGCATGCACATGGCACTCACCAACATCCAACATGAAATTTTCCTATTGTTAGAACTATTTATTATATCAAGATTTGTGCTATAAGAAtaggtgaaaaaaatcatagatagaTAAAGAAATTAACGAATTGATAGATATTAAATGCGAGAGATAAACGACCGAAATAAACCATACGTACGCAAAGACATGCGGTGTATTTCCCTTGTACTCGCACACATTGGCCATATAGGTGATCTTGTCAGTTCGGGTGGGATCTCGTTGAAGGTGGAACATCATGCATGATGAGCATAAACCTTGTAGCATGCATACTCTTTCGTAAGGAAAACAAATAAGATTCTGACGTCCAAACATATCGTAGTCATAACTCGGAGCAGTAGTAGAAAAGATAAACCTGATAAATCTaccaaccgtgaaaccctcaatcctctcacggttttgaggcccaaccgtgaaactctctgcatgcttctcaaagcttgacttgccacttgcttacaccttaagcaagtgtttcgatgtcgacacgtgtattCTGTCTTACGATCATGaccatcggcaagtctctcccgctctcgatccctctaGTCGCCTAGTcatttgcaccagcatccctttcacttgactttgtcaacatgcagTCTTCATCAttcatttcatgctttgcttgacattCACGTGTATAACtaggattacccttgactccgtctggcctccttgatcattaGGCACTAAGCACCCACTTAGTCCTGGTCACCCgtcatcgaccgtcaagttgcatctgtcacctgcacaccatgagacaagcaaaaatatttcttcaactaTAACTCcagttagttcataatcaaaatactcaaaccaagctcaagcaatctaaaactcgacaaaccaaatcgacaaccttattaatcactcatcacctataaattaaaatatatttcaacttggtttcttaattCACAATGTATCGGTCGACTAGCTTGGCTTTGTACGCGTGCACACCGAGTCATCGGCCGGAAGTGCATAATGCATTCGGAAATGATAATGTTCGGGCGTTTGACGCATCGGACAACCCGCTCAACCCACAACCTATCATCGATAATTAGCCCAGCCCACCCTCGATCATTAACACCGGTCGTGTCACCCCCCGCGACCCCACCCCGTCACTTTGCTCTTGTCACCTTCGCCTCGCCTCCTCCGCCACTCCCCCCACTCGATCTGACCTCTTGCCGCGCCGCCCCTCAGCCACCACTCCACTTCTAGATCCAACTCCCCACGACTCAATCCAGCTCCCCTCCTTTCGTTtcatccctctccctcttcaGATTGGCTCATATTTGATAGCAACACTACATTGATCGGCTAGCTCGTTCGGCGAACTAGCTCGAGCTTTGTGGATCAAGCTCGTGGTAGTGGATCTAGTGGCCCAATGAGAGGTA
This genomic interval carries:
- the LOC133884138 gene encoding uncharacterized protein LOC133884138, whose translation is MPNSTSHSSEDDTSSDDHIAQQIENDFDDRFAAAMDAQIEGQLLGTSRCRRRPGGTRRYIERNREEAHQRLVADYFSDAPVYTDAMFRRRYRMRRPLFLRIVEALGQWSPYFRQRTDALNKKGFSPLQKCTAAMRMLAYGCAADSLDESLRIGASTVLESLKKFVKGVNEVFGPDYLRRATPGDIQQKLQMGQAHGFPGMLGSLDCMHWEWKNCPTAWQGQFTRGDYGVATVMLEAVATHDLWIWYAFFGVAGSNNDINVLNQSPLFTKVLQGRAHPVQFVVNGKQYKMGYYLVDEIYPEWAAFVKSITAPQSARDKLFAKKQEAARKDVERAFGALQSRFAILRYAARYWHRSTLSEIMYACIILHNMIVENERDSYTHAGRYDLNYDQGGDHPIPEAEYHQGPIDGFNNLLERNDDIRDRSKHIRLKKDLIQHIWDRFGGGQSNN